From Candidatus Neomarinimicrobiota bacterium:
AAAGGAGATACCTGAACGAAGAAAGGAACGTCAGATTGGTCAAGATAAAATCATCCGAGATAACCCGGGAAGCGGATTATTTAAACCGCCGGATGTTTATGAAAGGAGCCGGCGCGGCAGCGGTTGTGGGGATTCTCAACCCGGGTTCAATTTTCCCCGAGAGCATAAATCATATGAATCGAGGGGAGGATGACCTTACCTCATTTAAATCAATTACCAATTACAACAATTTTTATGAATTCTCCACAGATAAGGAAGAAGTGGCAAAGCTTTCGCGGAGACTCACAATTTCTCCGTGGGAGCTTGAAGTAGGGGGACACGTAGAAAATCCGGGAGTTTTCAACATAGAAGACCTGAAAAACCGATACGCCCAGGAGGAGCGTATCTACAGACTGCGCTGCGTCGAGGGCTGGTCAATGGTCATCCCCTGGACAGGTTTTCCGGTAGCCTCGTTGTTGAATGACGTAAAGCCGACTTCCAAAGCTAAATTCGTAAAAATGACTACTCTCCATCGTCCGTCCGAGATGCCGGGACAAAAAAGCTGGTGGTACGAATGGCCTTACGTAGAGGGATTGAGGTTGGATGAAGCTATGAACGATCTTGCGATATTCGCCACCGGGTTATACGGAAAAGAGCTGCCGAAGCAGAACGGGGCGCCGATTCGGCTTGTTGTCCCATGGAAATACGGTTTCAAGAGCGTGAAGTCTATCGTCAAGATTGAATTAGTCGAAGAGATGCCCGTCTCTCTCTGGATGAAAGCTGCTCCGAATGAATACGGGTTCTATTCCAACGTTAATCCGGGCGTTTCTCATCCGCGCTGGTCTCAAAAAACAGAGAGGCGCATCGGAGAATTCAGGCGCAGAAAAACTCTTATGTTCAACGGATATGAGGATGAAGTAGCCTATCTCTACGAGGGGATGGACCTGAAAAAGTTCTATTGAAACGCCTATTAAAACCGGTTGTGCACTTCGGATGCCTAATTCCTCTTGCGCTTCTGATAAACGACTGGATAAGCGATTCGCTGACGGCAAATCCGATTCAATATCTGACCCATGAAACGGGGAAAACCGCGCTGATCCTTTTAACGATGAGTCTTTCTGTCTCTCCGATAATCTTTATAACGGGGAAAAATTACCTGAGCCCTCTGAGAAAACTGCTCGGTCTTTATTCAGCCCTGTATGCGACGCTTCATTTTTCGATATTCGTCGGGCTCGATTATTTTTTCGATTGGGAGCTCATCAGTGATGCGATCATCGAAAAGCCATACGTATTAGCGGGATTTTCTGCATTTCTGATACTCTCAGTCATGGCTATTACTTCCACTAAGGGATGGAAAAGAAGGTTGAAGAAAAAGTGGAAGCCCCTGCACAGGTTTGTATACCTTGCCGGATTCCTTGTGGTTCTCCACTATGTGTGGCTCGTAAAATCAGATATTCGTGAACCGCTCGCATACGGATTCGTCATCGGTCTTTTTTTAACACTGAGGATTCCACGCATACGGGGTTTAGTAAGCGCCTGGAAAGAAAAGAGAATCTCATTACAGGAGTCGGGATCGTAGCCGTACTTCCGTTAAATGTACAAGAATCTTCGGGAAACAGACTCTTAGAATTAATAGAGGGAAAAACATGAAAGTATATCTAAAGCAGGTTGACAGGTTTGCGTTAGTTGCCAAGGGGGAATCGAATCACTGGGTTTCTATAGACGACGAAGTAGATGGCCGGGTGCCTTCAGCTTCCTCGCCGATGGAGCTGATGCTCATGTCGATAGCCGCGTGTTCCGCAGTGGACGTTATATCGATACTCGAAAAACGAAGGGTGAATTTCACTGACCTTGTGATTGAAGTGAATGGTGACAGAAGAGAGGAATATCCGAGGATATTCACCGCAATTCATTTGAAATACATCGTCTCGGGCAGGGGGATCAAGTCAAAGGACGTTGACAGAGCTATCAAACTGTCGGAGGATAAATACTGTTCGGCGATAGGAATGGTTAAGGATACGGCTAAGATGAGTTCTGAATATGTGATAGAGGAGATCGAAAATTAAAATTAATAGGCGGTCGAATGTAGAATTGAATTTAAAGGTTTGCCGGCTTAATTAAGATTCAGGTCTTCGATTCTTCCAAAAATCCTTCTCCGATCACAGCGGTCAAGTCAGTCCCGCTCACAGAAAGCTCGCCCCCCAATTCGATATATTTCTTTTTCACGTAACCGAGACCGATCTGTTTGCCGAGCTCGGGTGAATAGACGCTGGTAGTTATCTCCCCGGCAGGCTTTCCGTCTTTCGTCAGTAACTTGTGACCCGATTTATCGACTTTCTCGCTGAAGTGAAGCCTCCTGAGTTCCCTTGAAACCTTGTCATAGGTGTCCATTCGAGCGATAACTTCCTGTCCTATATAGCATCCTTTGGTGAAGGAGACAGCATGCGTGAACCCCGCCTCAAGTGGATTTGCCGAACCGATGATCTCGAATCCAAACCGCGGAATACCTCTCTCTGTCCGAATTAGGTTCCATGCCTCGCGACCTGCGGGAGTCAGACCCGATTCTACTATTTTCGCCCAGACAGAGGGGACGTTGTTCTCGACTAAAATAAATGCCGACTCTTCATCCGACCCTATGAGAAGATATTCTTGAGAAGAAAGGATGTCGGTGACTTTTCCCCCGTAAAGAGCAAATAACCCGTATTTGCCTGACTCATCAACAATAGTAATCTCCTCGGAAAAATGATATTTATCGAGCCATTCGAAGATGTTTTGCCCGTTTCCTTCACTGCCGATAAGTAAAAACCGATCATTTCGCGACAGCACCGTAATGACGTCAACAAAATGCCCGTCCGCATCGGTGAGAACGGTGACTATCGGTTCGTTTGTGTTTATATTCAACATATTGTTGGTAGTCATCTTATGAAGAAAATCCGCTGCGTCTTTCCCCTGCAGGGAAACGACACCGCTGTCCGAGAAATCCGTAATTACCGTTTTTTCTTTAAACGAAAGGTATTCGTCTAATGTGGAGCCGTAATCATTTGGTATATTCCAGCCGTTCAACGATACAAAATTGCCCCCGGAAGAGAGCGAGCCCTCGTAATTAGCTGATTTTTTCGCCGTACCGGTTTTATTTGAAGGTGTTTCGTTCATTCTCGTCCTTTCGCATCTTCTTTAGTACCGGAACGTACAGCAGGTCACCGGCGTTAATCGAATTTATATTCTCTATTTTGTTGATTTTGATTATCTCGTCCAGGTCTGAATCATAGTTGGTTGATATCTTTGACAATGCTTCACCGGGGGAAATTGTATGCAGGATAATTTCCGTCTCGGGGTTAGGGATGAACAGTTTCTGCCCTATTCTTATGGAATTCGGATTGTCGATAACGTTTATCAGTAACAACTGCTTTAGCTCCGAATCATAGTCAGATGCTAATGATGAAAGATTATCACCGCTCTTGACGGTGTAAGAAAATACCCCGATTCCGCTTTGTATCAGTGCAGCTTCGGGGATAACTTCCTGCGGTTCCGTGTCAACATACGGGATGGAATCTTCAATGCTGCTCGGGCTGTCGCTCTCAGCAGTCGCAAAATCTAATTTAATGCTGTCGATTATTACCGTATCCAATGGAAGAGGAAAGACAGTGTCTATTTTTGCCTCTTCCTCGTCAATCTTCATCGCTTCTTCTTCTTCTTTTATCAGGATAGCTCTTTGTTCGGCTTCTAATTCCCTGAGTTGTTTTTGTACCTCCATGAAAAACCCCCGCCATTCGATCGGATCGGATCTATATCTCTCAAAATACTTTTCTATCTTTGCATCTGAAAGGTAATTGTCGGCAAGGTACAAGTCCACAGCTCTCTTTTTATCAACTTCACTCATATCTGATTCATTGATTAACGATATTTGGACATAAGCATCTACCAAATCGTCGGAAGAAACCTCGGATATTGTCTGCTCTTCCTTCAAACAGCCCGTTGTCATATAACTAAAAAATAATAGAATTATCAGAACAAAACGTTTCATCCATGCGTATCATAAGGTAGAAGACTGCAAAAATCAATGCAAATGTAAGTGGGAGTACAGCATATTTTACGTGAACTGTTGACATTGAACGCACAGGTGTATAGATTTATAGTGAATGATGACGCTAAAAATTCTTTAGGGATTAAGGAAAAATGAAAGTTCGATCTGAAAATCTCAAGCCCTTCTGTTTGTTGTTAATTTTTATATTCACAGCATTCAATGCTGAAAATGCGTCAAGTCAGGGCTTCGGCAAGAATAAAATCCAGTATTCTGAATTCAAATGGGAATTTATTCAATCAAAACATTTTGACGTATACTTCACGCAAGGTGGCAGGGATATAGCGGAATTTGCCGCTACAAGCGCCGAATCGGCGTATGTTACCATCAGTTACACACTTCAATGGGAGTTACAGAAACGGATTTCGCTCATCATTTATAACTCGCATAACGATTTTCAGTCCACCAACGTTTCCCTCAGCTATTTAACCGAGGGGATAGGCGGTTTTACAGAACTATTCAAAAACAGAGTTGTGCTGCCGTGGGAGGGTTCCTACAAAGAATTCAAAAGTACTCTGCATCATGAGTTAGTCCATGCTATGGTAAACGACATGGTTTATGGTGGTTCGATTCAGTCCGTTATATCCGGCAGAGTATCCCTGAACATCCCGCTCTGGTTCGGAGAGGGGTTCGCCGAATATTCTTCCGACATGTGGGATACACGAGCGGATATGTTCATGCGGGATTTAGCTGTTAACGGAGATATTCCTCCAATTAACCGTTTGAATGGATATTACGCCTATAAAGGCGGTCAGTCAGTGATGAAGTACATCGGCGACAAGTACGGCGAAGAGAAGATCGGTGAGATACTCTCACGTATGAAGGGAACCCGCAGCGTGGATGGTGGATTTAAAGCTGCAATCGGACTCGACTTAGAGGAGTTAACCAAGAAATGGCAAAAGCATCTGAAACAGCAATACTGGCCTGACATAGCGGACAGATTAGAGCCCGATGAGTTTGCCCTCAGGATGACCGATCATCAAAAGATGCAGAATTTTCAAAACGTTTCTCCAGCAATTTCGCCCGGTGGCGGGAAGATAGCATT
This genomic window contains:
- a CDS encoding sulfoxide reductase heme-binding subunit YedZ — translated: MKRLLKPVVHFGCLIPLALLINDWISDSLTANPIQYLTHETGKTALILLTMSLSVSPIIFITGKNYLSPLRKLLGLYSALYATLHFSIFVGLDYFFDWELISDAIIEKPYVLAGFSAFLILSVMAITSTKGWKRRLKKKWKPLHRFVYLAGFLVVLHYVWLVKSDIREPLAYGFVIGLFLTLRIPRIRGLVSAWKEKRISLQESGS
- a CDS encoding LysM peptidoglycan-binding domain-containing protein; its protein translation is MKRFVLIILLFFSYMTTGCLKEEQTISEVSSDDLVDAYVQISLINESDMSEVDKKRAVDLYLADNYLSDAKIEKYFERYRSDPIEWRGFFMEVQKQLRELEAEQRAILIKEEEEAMKIDEEEAKIDTVFPLPLDTVIIDSIKLDFATAESDSPSSIEDSIPYVDTEPQEVIPEAALIQSGIGVFSYTVKSGDNLSSLASDYDSELKQLLLINVIDNPNSIRIGQKLFIPNPETEIILHTISPGEALSKISTNYDSDLDEIIKINKIENINSINAGDLLYVPVLKKMRKDENERNTFK
- a CDS encoding OsmC family protein, which codes for MKVYLKQVDRFALVAKGESNHWVSIDDEVDGRVPSASSPMELMLMSIAACSAVDVISILEKRRVNFTDLVIEVNGDRREEYPRIFTAIHLKYIVSGRGIKSKDVDRAIKLSEDKYCSAIGMVKDTAKMSSEYVIEEIEN
- a CDS encoding aminomethyl transferase family protein; the encoded protein is MNETPSNKTGTAKKSANYEGSLSSGGNFVSLNGWNIPNDYGSTLDEYLSFKEKTVITDFSDSGVVSLQGKDAADFLHKMTTNNMLNINTNEPIVTVLTDADGHFVDVITVLSRNDRFLLIGSEGNGQNIFEWLDKYHFSEEITIVDESGKYGLFALYGGKVTDILSSQEYLLIGSDEESAFILVENNVPSVWAKIVESGLTPAGREAWNLIRTERGIPRFGFEIIGSANPLEAGFTHAVSFTKGCYIGQEVIARMDTYDKVSRELRRLHFSEKVDKSGHKLLTKDGKPAGEITTSVYSPELGKQIGLGYVKKKYIELGGELSVSGTDLTAVIGEGFLEESKT
- the msrP gene encoding protein-methionine-sulfoxide reductase catalytic subunit MsrP → MVKIKSSEITREADYLNRRMFMKGAGAAAVVGILNPGSIFPESINHMNRGEDDLTSFKSITNYNNFYEFSTDKEEVAKLSRRLTISPWELEVGGHVENPGVFNIEDLKNRYAQEERIYRLRCVEGWSMVIPWTGFPVASLLNDVKPTSKAKFVKMTTLHRPSEMPGQKSWWYEWPYVEGLRLDEAMNDLAIFATGLYGKELPKQNGAPIRLVVPWKYGFKSVKSIVKIELVEEMPVSLWMKAAPNEYGFYSNVNPGVSHPRWSQKTERRIGEFRRRKTLMFNGYEDEVAYLYEGMDLKKFY